A region from the Metopolophium dirhodum isolate CAU chromosome 9, ASM1992520v1, whole genome shotgun sequence genome encodes:
- the LOC132952317 gene encoding beta-galactosidase-like, with protein MGLLSENCETQSLIKKRKVRWNQKLSKCLFIVVLFVILKLALIYILYVLFRNGPESKETPKAAERTFIVDYERNEFLKDGQVFRYVSGSLHYFRVPKPYWKDRIKKMKAAGLNAVSTYVEWSLHEPYPGVYNFEDIANLEYFLKLVQDEGMYLLLRPGPYISAERDFGGFPFWLLNVVPKNGLRTNDPSYKYYIAKWFDILMPKIVPFLYGNGGNIIMVQVENEYGTYYACNHQYMIWLRDLYKSYIKSKALLYTTDMCGDSYFKCGTVADVYATVDFGPWNNNFNQCFQLMKEFQNGGPLVNSEYYTGWVSYWGSPSTLISSDIFLSTMKEMLALNASVNIFLFHGGTNFGFTSGAVKKNNQNYMPSETSYDFTALLNEAGDPTDKYIKVKKLLEETNFAVSNDISPVTAPKGDYGTLKMQKLVSIFEKVAQRIKPIESDVPLGFEIMGINSGFVMYETILTNEQKFVTAPVNLTISKIRDQATIFLDQVQVNIIPRKYENLPVSLNINSTVQKLSILIENQGRINLGNYIEDRKGIFEPVTLGNHVLGPWKMIAYPLNETSWLSTIEPHKRTVLPAFYKTTFTLPDNLSKPLDTYLDPTGWKKGVAFVNGINIGRYWPSAGPQITLYVPALFLIPYPGENSIIMLELEGAPKNLSISLVNKPNLNGKINQGS; from the exons atgggTTTATTGTCTGAAAATTGTGAAACACA ATCATTGATAAAAAAACGAAAAGTGAGGTGGAACCAAAAACTGTCAAAGTGTCTTTTCATTGTtgtattattcgttattttgaAACTGgctcttatttatattttatacgttttatttaGAAATGGACCAGAATCCAAAGAGACACCAAAG GCAGCTGAGCGCACTTTTATTGTTGATTACGAACGTAATGAGTTCCTAAAAGACGGCCAAGTATTTCGATATGTATCCGGTTCGCTCCACTATTTTAGAGTTCCTAAACCTTATTGGAAGGACAGAATTAAGAAAATGAAAGCAGCTGGTTTAAATGCTGTATCGAC TTATGTAGAATGGAGTTTACATGAACCTTACCCAGGTGTATATAATTTTGAGGATATAGCTAATTTGGAGTATTTCCTGAAATTAGTTCAAGACGAAGGGATGTATTTGTTGCTCAGACCTGGACCATATATAAGCGCTGAAAGAGatttt GGTGGATTCCCATTTTGGTTATTGAATGTGGTGCCGAAAAATGGTCTGAGAACAAATGATCCAA gttataaatattatattgctaaatGGTTTGATATACTTATGCCTAAAATCGTTCCCTTTTTATACGGAAATGGTGGAAATATCATTATGGTTCAA gtagagAACGAATATGGAACTTACTATGCGTGTAACCATCAGTATATGATATGGTTACGAGATTTGTATAAAAGTTACATTAAATCTAAAGCTTTACTTTACACAACCGATATGTGTGGAGATTCATACTTCAAATGTGGTACCGTTGCTGATGTTTATGCTACCGTGGATTTTGGACCTTGGAATAACAATT TTAATCAATGTTTTCAACTCATGAAAGAATTTCAAAACGGAGGACCGCTAGTTAACTCCGAGTATTATACTGGTTGGGTGTCCTATTGGGGTTCACCATCGACCTTGATAAGCTCTGATATATTTTTGTCTACCATGAAAGAAATGTTAGCGTTAAATGCAtccgttaatatatttttgttccatGGAGGGACGAATTTCGGGTTTACTTCTGGTGCcgtcaaaaaaaataatcaaaattatatgcCATCAGAAACCTCATATGATTTTACTGCTCTACTGAATGAAGCTGGAGATCCAACCGATAAGTACATTAAAGTTAAGAAATTGCTCGAAGAAACT AACTTTGCAGTATCAAACGATATATCACCCGTTACAGCACCTAAAGGTGATTATGGAACATTGAAAATGCAGAAATTGGTTAGTATTTTCGAAAAGGTCGCGCAACGGATTAAACCGATTGAAAGTGATGTTCCACTTGGTTTCGAAATCATGGGTATAAACTCAGGATTTGTAATGTACGAGACTATTTTGACAAACGAACAAAAATTCGTCACAGCTCCTGTAAACCTTACAATTAGCAAAATCAGAGACCAAGCAACCATCTTCTTGGACCag GTACAAGTGAATATAATACCtcgaaaatatgaaaatttaccTGTGAGCTTAAATATAAACAGTACAGTTCAAAAGCTAAGCATTCTAATAGAAAACCAAGGAAGAATCAACTTAGGAAATTATATAGAAGACAGGAAG GGTATTTTTGAACCTGTAACCTTGGGTAACCATGTACTTGGTCCGTGGAAGATGATAGCATACCCTCTGAACGAAACGTCTTGGCTCTCGACTATCGAACCACATAAACGAACCGTATTACcggcattttataaaacaacatttacaTTGCCAGATAATTTATCAAAACCTTTAGATACATACTTGGATCCTACTGGTTGGAAAAag GGCGTTGCTTTTGTGAACGGGATTAATATTGGTCGATACTGGCCATCGGCTGGACCACAAATTACTCTATACGTTCCAGCTTTATTTCTAATTCCTTATCCTGGAGAAAACAGCATCATTATGTTAGAGCTGGAAGGTGCTCCTAAAAATTTGTCAATTTCGTTAGTCAACAAACCTAATCTCAATGGTAAAATAAACCAAGGATCTTAA